CATCTAACTGTGCTGGTGGGACAGGTATTATTTCCTATTTAAGTAAACACAAAACTGGACAATTAGCACTTGCCAGGTAAATATGAAAACTCAGAACCTGTTCAGATTGACATAGGGCCAGACTCAGTTTTCAAATCTCCTTAAATCCCTTTATATAATCTGTATCTCAGATTTCACGATTAAGACTTTAGAATCCTTTCAGATCTTAGCTTTACGTCTTGTAATTAACATTCCTGCTTGAGGCCCATGCTCTGGGTGGTATGAGCTCTCAGTGGGAGATTTCCCCCCAGCGTCTGCTGCCTCACTAGCTCGTTGAGAAGACAGCTGCTGGGCTTCCTGCCAGGCGGGCTCTGAGCAGCCCGGCTCCGGGTCGCCCGAGGTCCTTGGCCCTTGACAGTGCTGAGGGATGCTCTTTCCAgcctgcccttccttccttcaccaACTGCTACACGGGCCTCCAGCTGTCTTACTAACTTGCAATCCTCAAACCCGTACAGTTTACGTTTTCATCTCTAGAGTCTCAAAGGgcaaggacagcctgaccaggcagtggcgcagtggatagagcgtcagactgggatgcggaggacccaggtttgagaccccgaggttgccagtttgagcgtgggcttatctggcttgagcaaaaagctcgccagtttggacccaaggtcgctggcttgagcgaggggttactcagtctgctgaaggcccacggtcaaggcacatatgagaaagcaatcaatgaacaactaaggtgtcacaatgcacaacgaaaaactaatgattgatacttctcatctctctgttcctgtctgtctgtccctgtctatccctcactctgactcgctctctctctctctctgtaaaaaataataataagggcaAGGACATGTCGACACACTCATTTACCTTCACAGAAAATGAGGCAGGAGCCATGTCACTTTCTATCACGGAGGAAACGGGTGCAGACGGGCTATCTACCACCCGAGGGCACGCAGATGGGGAGCTGATCGGGCAGGACTGACACCAGCGGGCTTCTGGGCTCCCAGTCTGGCCCCAGGAGGCCCTGCCTCAGCAAGGAGGAACAGTGGAACACAGCGTGGCTGGGGGAGGTGACCGGTCCCCTTGTGGCAGGCACACGGCACAGAGCTCGCACATCAGGCCAGAGCCTGCAGGTCCTAAGAACCGCTTGGAGACTAGCACTCGAGTTCTGGTTCTTGTTCTGTACAGGACAGTCTGAGGCAGTCTGAGACCACACTTTTTAtgtagggggccagttcactgtccctcagaccgttggagggacggactataaaaaaaactgaacaaatccctatgcacactgcacatatcttattttaaaataaaaaaacaaaacggaacaaatacaatatttaaaataaagaacaaataaatttaaatcaacaaactagccagtatttcaatgggaactatgctcctctcactgaccaccaatgaaagaggtgccccttccagaagtgcagcagggtcagataaatggcctcggggccgcagtttggggacccctccagGTCTGAGGCCCGGAGAGCCACAGCTCTGTCTGCAGTGAGTTCAGGGGGCCACGTGGCATCTCTGCTGTCAGGCCGTGAGGTTTACTTTGCTTCTGGGAGCCGGGCCTCTAGGTTCCAAGGGTTCTGCTCGGCTGTGCCACCCCATCTCTGAGAACGGGGAAGCTTCCCTTAAAGAGTGGCCcaggcatcctgtgctcctcaccTGGTCCCGGTTAGACGCGGGATGGGGGGGCCTAGTGAAGACTGCAGAAGGGGCAGAGGACACATACCGAGCGTTCCAGAAATGATGTCCATCTTTGGCATGACTCCGTCCCGATCGCCGATCCCTCCGCCTCGGGCCCCGTACAGCCCCACCGCGTGGACTTCATCCACAAAGGTGATGGCGCCAAACTCGTGGGCCACATCACACAGCTCTTCCAGTGGGCACACTGCCCCTGAGGAGAAACACTGGTCACTCTGGACTGCCTGACACGTCACACATTTCTGTTTTGGTCTAAGTCAGCCGGAACAAATTGACTTATATtctaagtattatttatttatttatttcatttttctgaagctggaaacagggagagacagtcagactcccgcatgcgcccgaccgggatccacccggcacgcccaccaggggcgagctttgcccaccagggggcgatgctctgcccatcctgggcgtcgccatgttgcaaccagagccactctagcgcctgaggcagaggccacagagccatccccagcgcccgggccatctttgctccaatggagccctggctgcgggaggggaagagagagacagagaggaaagcgtggaggaggggtggagaagcaaatgggcgcttctcctgtgtgccctggccgggaatcgaacccggttcctccgcacgctaggccgacgctctaccgctgagccaaccggccagggcctctaagtattatttttaatactggggagcctgacctgtggtggcacagtggataaagcgctgagctggaatgctgagattgctggttcaaaaccccggtttgcctggtcaaggcacatgtgagaagcaactactatgagttgatgcttcccgctccctcccccaacctttctctctctcctctctctctaaaatcaggaagtaaaatcttaaaaaaaaaaaaaatactgagggaaaaaaatgaacttcCCCCAGTTTCCAGGTGATGTTGGGTCCTCCGAGCCAAGTAAAAACCAGAGGAGAAAATCTACATTTACTGAAATCTACACAATGCTCACCAATTACAAAACTTTCACAGAGTTAAAAGAAAtcgcaaaaacaaaataaacacatttctaaAGAACTGTTCAAGCCCAGTTTTCCATTTCAGGTTTCAGATGGGCCTCTATTTAGACTCACCATCCATTGAGTGGACAGTTTCAAATGCTACAATCTTGGGGACCTCGGGGTCGGATCTCTGTAGCAGCTCCCTGAGGTGGCTGACGTCATTGTGGCGGAAGATGTACTTTGGCACCCGGCTGTTCCGAATCCCTTGGATCATGGAGGCATGGTTCCCAGAATCAGAGTAAATCTCACAGCCTGACATgacaaaaatgttcatttattgcCATCTGCACCAAAGACAAATTATTTCCTACACAGTCAGGGACAACAGACTGCTCAAAAATGCTTTGCCCCTTAGTTGAAGCCATGCATGCCAGTTTCCTCTGGGCATCACTGACTTGGGCCTCTCTGAGAGGCCTGTCGGTGCCGGGTACCTGCAGCAGGATTTGTCTGCTGTTCAGCCTGGCTGCCTCTCTCCAAACTCGGTCAGAAGAGAACTACAAACGATTAGGAGAGTTTTCCACAGGGTTTTTATAGAAGACAAAGCACACTGAAGCAGTCAGCCTCAGGACAGGCCCTTCCAACCTGACTCCTCGCTATGCCCACTGGGCTGGAGCTGGAAGGTGCAGTCGGCACCCACTCAGCTCGGGAACAAGTGGCCCCGATGCCTCCTGAGTGTGTGTGGTAAGCCTTCCTGTCGTCGTGTTCCTCTACAGTAACCCTGCTGCCCTCAGGAGACATGGCCGAGACCCCAGTGGACACCTCAAAGCACCGCAGACAGTGCTAAACCCTGCACATACCTGTGATAAAGCTTAACTTATAAATTATGTAGTTTCACAGATAGAAGATGCCTTCTTATTGCAGATCTTAGCTACctcagcataatttttttttttcttaactcaagaactttcaccttttcacttaaaagaagTACTGTACAGCTTCTCTTTGATACATCCGAACTGTCAGCATTACcactcttgcactttggggccatttTTAAGTACAATAGTGACCTGAGCACAAGCGCTGTGCTGTCTGAACAGGTGATGACCAGGACAGCTGCTGAGAGGCTGACGGGTACACAGCGTGGAGACGCTGCACAAAGGGACACGTCACGTCCCAGGTGGGACAGCAGGACTTACAAGATTTCATCACAGAACTCAGAAGGATGTGCAACttaaacttataaattgtttatttctggaactttccattTAGTATTTCTGGACGGCAACTGatcacaggtaactgaaactgcagaaagcaAAACCAGGGGCTACTGCACTGAGACCCCGCGGAGCTCCCTTACCTGGCAGCATCTTGGCCAGGGTGAAGAGGGTCGAGTCGTTGGCCACAAAGCACGAGGAGAACAAGAGGGCTGCATCCTTCCCATGCAGGTCGGCCAGCTCCTGCTCCAGGTCCACATGGAACTTACTAGTTCCAGAAATGTTCCTAGTCCCACCTGCTCCAGCACCATGCTGTTTCAAAGTGTCCCTTaaaaaagaggcagggagagagtaAGCTTCATGGTATGAATGCCATGAGAACCATTCCCGTCTCCAGGACCTAGGCGACTAAAACATTTGCTGATCTAGGAACTTACTGAGTAAGGCTGGGGCCAGAACTTGCAACCAACTTTGTCATTAGATGAGAATGGAGGAGGTCACAACATGGGTGATGATGCCTCTACAGATCATCAGTGTCCATCTAACAGCCACTTGAGGACTAGTATCAGCTGAGCTACCTTACTAAGACTTTTTTCCTCTGACAGACATCTCCCTCCAATAACACGACAGCAGGCTCCAGATGGTGACCCAAACCCTCTGCACACCCGCCCCAGAGCCTTAGATCCATCACTAAACCTCAGATGGTGCTCTTTTCATCAAGTGTCCTTGGGGAGTCAGGCAAGCAACTCTCCCAAGTGTCCCTAATCATGGCAGCTCCCTGAAGGACACAAGTGAGGGGGTCTACCACCCTTTTTAATGTCTTTCTGAAGTTGCTTTTTCTCTAGTGCTGCCGGACTTGTATTTCTCCAGCTACGGCCTTACATAAGCAAGGCTGCCTGGTGTTAAAGGCACACTCCCGTGTGGGATGACAGGAAGTGGACATACAGGCTTGCGATGAACCCATAATCTCGAACCTCATACACAAAGGGGCCCTACCAACTACTTGCACATTAGATTTCTTTAAAAGTCACCTGTAGATATCTTCAAAGGCTAAAAACAATACTGTGCGATGGCCCATTATCAGCTGTGGGCTGTTCCTCCATAAAAGCTCCAGtccctctaaatcaggggtccccaaactttttacacagggggccagttcactgtccctcagactgttggagggccggactataaaaaaactatgaacaaatccctatgcacactacacatatcttattttaaagtaaaacaaaatgggaacgaatacaatatttaaaatagagaacaagtaaatttaaatcaacaaactgaccagtatttcaatgggaactatgctcctctcactgatcaccaatgaaagaggtgcctcttctgtgtgtgtggcgggggccggataaatggcctcagggggccgcatgtggctgcgggccgtagtttggggacccctgctctatatcaTCCGTGTCCTGCCAAATACTGTCAGCGGATCCAAAAGCTGAGGGCTACTCACATGACTGCGCCACACACCCGTGGGTGGCGACTCATGCCCAGGTAGTCGTTGCTGCACCAGACCGACACCTGCTTCTTGGTGACGTGGGAGTCCGAGTAGTCATCCGCCATGGGGAAGAGGTGTGCCCTCCGGTTCACAGTTTTGAAAACTCGGTAAGTATGGTcgttttttttctcatcaatttTCTTCTCAAAGAAACGATCATACTGAAAAGTGGAAACAGCTAAAAACCAAGCAGAAGACAGTACAGTCTGATGGTTAAGAAGCACATCTGGGCTTTAGCGAAAGACCTGGGTTCCTATCCCAGCTCGGTCCCTTGGATTCTGGGCAAATTAAGACATAGTCACAGGGGCAAGTTACTGCTTGTCCTCGTCTTGAAACTGTGTGTGTCTAGTCTTGACCACAGTAGCCAGTGCAGATGGCAGGTGCTAAGGGAAAAGGCAGGGGGCCAGTAGGGCTTGGATTCACTATGGCCAGGAGCACTTACTGGCACCAAATACGGGACATGGCTTTTAATCCACATCCCCCATACAATTTCATATTTAACCAGAGGTATGCTTACGTTAGAAACTCTCTCCTGCCTCAGGCAAACACAATGAGACTTACATTTTGGCAAGTTATCCTGAAGAAGATGGGACACCCTTTCTGGTCTTTGCTTTCGCATGATATCCTGGAAATTCTTCAGCAAACCAGTCTGGTCTCCATCGGTCTTCACACTAATCACACTGGGGGTCACTGAGGTTTGGGCAACCTCTGTAACAAAAGTAACGGGAAACAAAGGGGACCAACAGTGTACTCTGAGTTCACAACACCTTCCAGACGTGTCACAAGTGGCTGATGAGACCAGTCATGCTCACAGCTGTAACTGAGTGTATGaagcttcccttcctccctttcagtcACTGTATGGCCAGGGTCAGGGCCACTAGCCAGCTTTAATGAACACTGAAGTTGAACTCTCTcctagctcagtggttctcaacctgtgggtcacgaccccggcgggggtcgaacgaccaaaacacaggggtcgcctaaagccatcggaaaatacatatttattatacaatacatttttaaataaaatacatatttccgatggctttaggcgacccctgtgttttggtcgttggacccctACCAGGGtcgcgactcacaggttgagaaccgctgtgctaGCTGGTTGGCATGTCTTCCCCACCCGACCATATCCCCGACCCTAATCTCTGTTCCTCACAGAAAAGAATTCCAGTCAAAAGCGTCACTTTTGCTAGTGACCTTTTTCAGGGAGTCAGGTGTTCCATGGCAACAGCCACAGTAGGTTTGAGGCTGCCACTCTGACCATCAGTGAGACACAGTTTGGGAATCCCGAGACCATCACTTGCTGCAGTTAACACTAGTTTTCATCTTTATCCCACCAGATGGGAAAGAAACAAAGAGGAGCTGGGAACAGCTTATGCCTGCAAGGTATTTCCACAAATGTAGCAGTTACTGTAAGAGCTGGCTGCATCCCACACACACCAGAAAGAAAGTCCCCATATTGTGCAATGCAGTCCTCTGACTGTCTATTGCAATGACCTTCCTCCTTGGCTTTGAAAGAGGAAGGTGGTTACACAAATACTACCCTAATAATAGCTTGTAAATAAGTCTGAGGGTCCAAAAGAGCCacgaggcccttcccctgcccccagtGGCCGCGCCGTCCCTTACCTTTCCTCACGGACTGCATCTCCTGCACGTCCTCCTGGAGCTCGAGGCTGGCCCTGCGGAACACGCTGCTGGCCCGCTGGCCCAGCTGGGCCGCCAGGAAAGGGCACTTGCTGGCAGCACCCTGGCTGCCGGCCGGGTGTCCAGAGGGAAGCTGTGCGTCACCTGCAGcctgctgggatccacctggagcCAGCTGAACCTCGGCTTGAGCGGTTTTGTCCTCTGTGGGGGAACGGGAAACTGAAGCACCAGCCCTGGTCGCACACCTCATCAGGAAACCACCTGTTTGTCTTAAGGCCCCGGGACAAACCTGATCCTCAAGCTACCCCACCTTCCagacacatttattttctcaggCTCTGCCTCACTGGAAACAGTGTTCCCATGAGGAATTAACTGGCCTGTCAGCTACCTCGCAAACACTACTATTTCTTTCTCACTTGTTTATCTGAAAAGCAGTGTTTTCTAGTTTCAGACAGACCAGGGTTCTTGAGTTGGATTATTTCCAGTAAACCTGCCCTGAGTACACAAGCAAGCATGTTTTATGAGAACATACTCTTGAAGCTAACAAAGTATTCATACAATTTCTTTTGTGCTAATATTTTCTAAACAGATTCTTGACATAGAAGCTTGCTGTTTCTTAACACATACACTATTGGTTTTCTTCTTAACAAAAGGTCGTTAGTTGTCTGAAAGAATTCAGGCAACACATTGTCGTCACAGGCAACATCCTCTACCCTCTCGTCTAAATGCATCAAAGAAGTTCACTTACACCACACAGTGGGCTTCTAGGCACAATGACTTCCCTCTCCCCTTATGCAACTCGTTCACCTTCCTTCTAGAAAAGTCATCATCATTCTAGAACACTCCTGTGAGTCATCAGCTAGCCTCTCCTATAAGCTGGGTAATGtgtcacatacatttttttttgcttttgtatttttctgaagttggaaacagggaggcagtcagacagactcccgcatgtgcccgaccgggatccacccatcatgcccaccagggggcgatgctctgcccatctgggccattgctctgttgcaaccagagccattctagcgcctgaggcagaggccatagagccatcctcagcacccgggccaactttgctccaatggagccttggctgcgggaggggaagagagagacagagaggaaggagagggggaggggtggagaagcagatgggcgcttctcctgtgtgccctggccgggaatcgaacccgggactcctgcatgccaggccaacactctaccactgagccaaccagccagggcctacactttttattaaagtctcctatagcctgacctgtggtggcgcagtggataaagcgtccacctggaatgctgaggttgccggttcgaaaccctgggcttgcccggtcaaggcacatatgggagttgaaacttcctgctcctcccctcttctctctctctctctctctcctctaaaatgaataatttaaaaaaataaaaaataaagtctataaagGAGGGTTTAAAAAACTGCTTTGACATGCACTTCATTCATTATACACATTCAAtgtagaaaatctaaaaaaagaaaaagttctatCATTCAAAACATAACCATCGTAGACATTTGGTTATATTATCTTTTCCCTATGTACAGGTTTAAAAAACGTTTTCCTTTTTCAGTACATGCTTGTTATTTCTGCCCTTTTCACTGTAAACATCTGCCTAGGCTGGTTGAGTTTGAGGGCATTGTTTGTGATGGTTGCATAGTAGCCTATCAAGTGGACAAGTCACATGTTACTCAACTAGTCCTCTACTGCTAGGGACACAGTGGTACCAGAGGGTTTTGATTGCTCAGTAAGAAAACAACTCCTGAACAAAggtcaagaggaaaagaaatcctACAAAGGATGAAATCCTTTCTACTTAGAGAAAAAGACATTCCTTTCTTGCACATCCACACCCAGAGAGCTCACCTAACAAAGCCTGTGTGGTAAATTATTCTCCGGGATTAAGTGAAATATGCCGAGCCTCATCCTCCGCTGGCAGGGCCAGACCAAAACAATCCAACACtgatatctttaaaaacaaaacttttaaaaatcgtATACAAATTAAAGATACATGTGTTAAACAATCCTACTTTAACAAATTCTGTATGATTCCACCTAAATGAGGTTCCTAGAGGAGTCAGATTCACAGAGACAGCAGAACGGTCCTCGCCAGAGGCTGGGGATGGAGGTCGTGTTTCATACAGGCAGTCTCCGTTTCGCAAGATCAACATGGTTCTGGAGATGGGTGGTTGCGCAACAGTGTGACCGTCCTTACTGCCACTGAACTACATAGTTAATAAtaattgtgccctggccggtggctccgTCAACTAGAGcgtcatcccgatacaccaaggtttcaggtttgatcccggATCAGGGCACGAACGGGAGTCAACCAATAAGTGCATGGATGagaggaacaataaattgatatttctccctctctcccccttcctctctctctctgaaaattagcacagtaaaaattttttaaaagaatcaacaaatgcaAAAGGTACAAACTTAGTTTCAAGATACATAAGTTCTAAGGATCTAGTGCACAGCATGCTGACTATACTCACTACTACTCTATACTTGAAATCTACTGAGTCGagttttttagagtgagagagagggacaggaaaagatagagacaggaagggagggtgatgagaagcatcaattctttgttgcagcaccttagttgttcattgatttctcatatgtgccttgacggggggctacagcgacatttgggctcaagccagtgaccatggggtcatgtctatgatcccatgttcaagccagcgaccctgcggctccagctggtgaacccgcactcaagctagatgagcctgcactcaagccaacgacctcggggtttcgaacctgggtcctctgcgtcccaggcctactgcgccacctcctggtcaagcaagagagtagatcttaaatgttcctACCACACACAAAACGTAGTAACTATCTGAGGTGATGGATGcattacatcagtggtccccaaccttttttgggccacggaccggtttagtgtcagaaaatattttcatggaccagcctttagggtgggacggataaatgcacaaaataaaattatgcgacccacgtaaaaactgtggtatttttaaatataattgagacaagcgtcaagagtgagtcttagacggatgtagcagaggaaatctggtcatttaaaaaaaataaaacatcgttcagacttaaatataaataaaacggaaataatgtaagttatttattctttatctgcggactggtaccaaatggcccacggaccggtaccagtccgtgacccgggggttggggaccactacatTACATGATTGTGGTCatcatttcataatgtatatgtgtattaaatcatcatgttgtacacccTAACTATATACAATTTGTCAATAttcctcaataaagctggaggatctaacttaaaacaaaaaaagaatcaactaacAAATTCATAAGTGGAGCACATGgatgttttctctctcccttcctctctgagaaatcaatgaaaaaaaatttttttaatgacaataaaattttttttaaaaaaagaaccttaaAGCCCTAGCTGAATAGtgccattggttagagcatggccctgaggcacagaggttgccaatccGATcctaagtcagggcacatacaggagatcaatgtttctgtctctctctcccttcctctctctaaaatcaattaaaaaaaaaaaactaaagaaaagagaaaaaaaaagaactccctCAAAAAAAGATTAGGTGGTAAGTTTTGTTATATacattttaccacaaaataatttcaaaaagcaaaacagaaaaacagcacAACTTTTGCAGAAAGGCCTGAGGCACTTGGAATAAGAAAAGCTTCCCCTCAATTTTCCTGTGAACCTAAAACAACTCTAAAAATAgtctattcattaaaaaaaaaaaaaaaaagccaaagagccaaatatttaatgaaaaatagttGGAACAGAACATGCCTACTTCATACTTTCATGACCAAGGCACTGCCGAGCACTGAAACTCCAGCAGACGCTGACCTGCAATCCAGACACCTGTAACGTGGAACACTGGCCACCGTTTCACCTTTAAGGATGAGAAACTACAAGTGCCTACCTTGCGGGGTTATGGTGACAAATGCA
This window of the Saccopteryx bilineata isolate mSacBil1 chromosome 10, mSacBil1_pri_phased_curated, whole genome shotgun sequence genome carries:
- the ALAS1 gene encoding 5-aminolevulinate synthase, non-specific, mitochondrial is translated as METVVRRCPFLSRVPQAFLQKAGKSLLFYAQNCPKMMEVGAKSAPRTLSTSAVQGQQVKETPPANEKDKTAQAEVQLAPGGSQQAAGDAQLPSGHPAGSQGAASKCPFLAAQLGQRASSVFRRASLELQEDVQEMQSVRKEVAQTSVTPSVISVKTDGDQTGLLKNFQDIMRKQRPERVSHLLQDNLPKSVSTFQYDRFFEKKIDEKKNDHTYRVFKTVNRRAHLFPMADDYSDSHVTKKQVSVWCSNDYLGMSRHPRVCGAVMDTLKQHGAGAGGTRNISGTSKFHVDLEQELADLHGKDAALLFSSCFVANDSTLFTLAKMLPGCEIYSDSGNHASMIQGIRNSRVPKYIFRHNDVSHLRELLQRSDPEVPKIVAFETVHSMDGAVCPLEELCDVAHEFGAITFVDEVHAVGLYGARGGGIGDRDGVMPKMDIISGTLGKAFGCVGGYVASTSSLIDTVRSYAAGFIFTTSLPPMLLSGALESVRILKSAEGRALRRQHQRNVKLLRQMLMDAGLPVVHCPSHIIPVRVADAAKNTQVCDELMSRHNIYVQAINYPTVPRGEELLRIAPTPHHTPQMMDYFLETLLATWKRVGLELKPHSSAECNFCRRPLHFEVMSERERSYFSGLSKLVSAQA